GTCATTGTTTTAATATAGTTATTACTTTTTTATGCattcattgaaacttcacttaACAATATATCGGTAAAATAACTTACCCCTAGTCCAGTAATattcaaaacagtaaaatatgtcTTGTCTTTTCTTGGAAGACGAACTAGTATTGAATGCTGTCGTTCAAATCACGCGTTCCAATCGTACACAGAAGACTTGTACCAAACATCGGTGTTCAGAGTATAACAGGTAGTGTTCCAAAATTGAATACAGATGAACGCGTCCAGTGTTCTCTCCATTTAcacaaactccaacgcagtgatctcccttaccgcttcgctcattgatcactgccaacacaatgtttttatctaaaattcagCTAAGCGGACTTCTTTTAGCTAtataattatttagttatttttcccCCAATGTTTTCGAAGTTTACACTTCTTTCAGCACAGGCGAATGttccataatgaaaaaaaaaaagattctgaaTGAAAATACGTCATTATTTACATGATAGCTAAGTATCctgaaacgaaactgaaagtaaacaaacgagTATGTCGACGTTAATCTTTGACGCCGTTCACTATATTATAATGCTGCCATTTGACCCAAGCCGAAACAGATGgaggcttttgaatattttcctgctggccaagatatgttattgtcaaaagttaAGTATATCATACTAATAAGTAAGTTAATTTTTAAAACGATCATCACGTGatgaaccatggtcacgtgaTGGTTGtggtggcagtgatcaatgagcgaagcggtaagggagatcactgcgttggagtttgccATTTACAGTGTAGTCTGAGGGCGACTAGATGTCGTAAAACTTACGTAATaaaagtttgtgtgtttgtttgtttttcgatCACACCGAAATCACTTGGTCACGGCCGCCCCGTAATAACAGAGCAAATGTATGTTCTCCCGTTCAAAAGAACCATTGTATAAAGAAACAAGGAACAGTGTGAATCTGCCTCGTTGTATAATGAGCGTGAGAAACTGTAAGTGTGACAGAATTAATTAatacacataaatatatacagtgtCCTGTATAGCAAATTAATACGaggttatttcatttttagaatgATTTCGAAAAAAAGTCCCCTGATCGTTCTTTTTTTGCGAGACAATTTTCAAACTAAAGAGTAGTACATACCTTTCACAACAGGGAATGATGCCAGAAGTAAGCATTTTATTACGATAACATGTACATCcattttcttgttaaaatataCACAGAAAACGCGTATGTGTTATCAAATAAGAGCTGGTATATGAGTGGCGAGTTTAAAGCACTTGACAATATGTGTTAATGGTGCTTATAATACAGTACAGAGGTCGGggacaaatacatatttaacGAATAAAGTAATTCGTCTTAAGTTTTCGAATCAACATTTATCGCCACAAAATGCCACAGATTCAACGGTTACCGCCACAAAATGCCACAGATTCAACGGTTACCGCCACAAAATGCCACAGATTCAACGGTTTGATCAATTATTAATGTGGAGTTAAATAGTTTCAGAGACAGCAAGGGAAATCATCAAGGTAAGTGTATCAAGCAGATGtatctaatataattataatgtaggTAGTTATGATATTTTCCAGCGACCTAGTAATTGTAATAGTGATAATCGGGTCCAAGAACTATCCTAGGTGTCAGAAGACAGCAAAAAGAAAATCGTACTGTCATCTAGATATatagattcagctcaaatttacGAAAatagtaaacggttatgagaaaCATTTCTTACCATTGTTGTTTACATCTATCCCAAtgctataaaatataagtccGCTTCaagtcagtcatttgcagataattcGGGAGATGCCTGATAAAGTGAGCAATCTGGTCATTTTGCCTCAAAAGTTAATGTCCTGTAAACgatatttaatatgttttcatcataTAGACAAATGATGCATTATAATGAAGTGTTACATATACGTAGTACATTCGCTCTACTCTGTTTTCTATGGTTTTCTGGTACTGTCACCAGTGCATTTTTAGGATATATTAACTGTCACTTGCTCTTATAACATGAGTCTATTGAAGCTCAAGGGAGACTATACTGCAAAACTAATTATTTTAACAATCGAAGAATATTTACATGTGATTCGAGGGAGTTACATGTACAAACATgttatttttgcataaatactactttttcactggatccgcccatgtattccTGAGCAGGTAAGCATCTATTATCTACGCCTTGTTTCTTCATAACAACCTCTTTTCATAgcataataaatttaaattatccaTCGTATGATCAGTTACGAGACGCCGCGAATGAGCTTACTCGCTACTCCCTCAGTTTACCGCCTTTCGATTTCAGCGTCCGTTGATAACCATGAATGTACTGAATCGCGTGTAATTTGTTCGATCGTTTGTTTTTAAGAATCACAGCGATTTTGGGAAGTATCATCGGTATGTTTTTTCTAAGTTCTCACAGAATTCATATAAATATTGAAAGCAGGCTAATTCGGTCGTACTCATCCGTACACAAATAATTGTTCGTACTAAattattacttttgaaattagcaaaaaaatatggttaatgtcatgtttgtaataaaaggaaataaaaataatcctttaaaaacaatatatttagtcTTCGTGTCATTTTTCCTATGCAAGAATAGCAACAATGCACGTATGTATTGTGTAAGCGTTAATACACaagaaaacgtgtattatccctataaTGAGATCCATTGGAagaatagaacgcaaccaaggaTAGTAACAACAAACTCAAGTTTACAGAATTAAATTTGTTcgtgagaagtaatgaaatgtgaaacaccgtGCACggccctagcaccggctttagagGAATGTTAATATACAATAACCTAATGACCAGAAATAATAATGTAACATTCGAGAGCATCACGTATATAAGAAATAccaacaaaagataataggtaagggtagatttctcggaagaacagagcaccaaaacacagcctcagagccacgcatttgcaaagtaggccctcaacaaaaagaagctgtaatggaaaaatattattacagacgggttgctgtcaaatatagatagagggggaggaagtggcAAAATGGTGGGGGAGgaggggatggggggggggggaatttgaAGGGGTaagaagaacaaggatgaatatacaaagggaatgctacgtttcTTTATAACAGTaccactacaacgtaaaccacaaacGCGCAACCACACAACCATACCCAACTAAATAACACAGAAAAACGACCAAGTGAGACACAAGAAAACGGCAAGGCACCGCTTTAGACCTACAAtcacacaaacgcacccatataagcaggaaaaaaaccaATTGTGTTCCATCCTAGGACTCCGGCAGCCAGAataaggggagccacgaaaactaactcaaagtaaagggggatgggatgcaaaaagtagcggaaatgcaaggggaaaggagggggcAATAGTGGGAGTAAggaggaggaaaaacgcttacaacaaacaagaaaacacacacaatacaagacggacagaaaaccagttgaaaataggggcaccgccttcgaacggtcagtaacctatataaaggaaagtCACACTTATGTTGTAATTGTAAATCCGAGACTTAAATCAAAGGGGACTATTGTATATGTAATGGCAAGGCAGATTATCACTTTAATCCAAATAAGTATAATGTCATAACGAGTTGGATTATCGTGTGAAGCCAGATAATAGCATTCTGTAATGGCAAGGGGTACTATCCCTTGAAGGATGGAAATGTCATTAAAGGCCAGCTGAGAGCATAATGATAAAGCAAGGGAGACTGTCGTGACAGATTAAGGGAGACTATCTGTAAGAGCAAGGAGATTATCGAGTTAGAAAAAGGAGATTATCGTGTAAGGCCAGATTTGACTACCGTGTAAGAACAAGAGGTGCACGGGCACAGATCTATTCCTTTGAAGCAATTAAGATACGGTCACATAAAAAGatgattttttaacaaaattggaGGTTCATGTGTTAGGGCAAATGGGAGGAAGTGTACAAGCATTTAATTTGTAGCATCGTGTAGAAGCATGTTAGAGCAAGcggatttttgtttttgtgtatgGGAGGCATATATCATGACAGGTCAAGGTTGATTCCGGTAATAGCAAGGTAGTTTATATTATCAGAGATAGGTCCGATTAAATATCGTTTAATGGAAGGTTCGTTATCATAAAAATAACTTGGATACAATTATGTAAAGGTGGGGTAGGTGGTCGTTTAAGAGCAAGGGAGATTGTTGAGAAAGGGAAAGGGAGGTTACCATGGTAAGTTAAATAAGTTTTAGTAAAAATACGCCATGAACGGAACATCTCCTGTGATAATGACGTGTATCCAAATGATATTAAATGATACCAAGTATCATTTCCTGTATCGTAAGTGCCCTATGCTTTTTAGGCAAatgtattaattattatttttttctgagtaAGGGTCATGATTTAATCTTACTTTTCACACAATAGATGTTGTAATAATCTGTTTATAATAAGATAGCTGAATTGATTTCGATGCACCGTTAGTCCAAATAGTTATCATAAATCTATTAAAACCTGGTCATTCGATGGTATGCCATCTGAAAGATTTAAAACAGGGTTAGAATATAATTTCAGTCTCATATAAGGGTTGTAACACTTACTTATAAAACAGGGAATAAATAGTAAAACTAAAACGGTACCACATAAAAAGCAATATTAAAAATGAGTTGTACttcataaatttcaaattaagtGGATGTGTAACTAATAATTAATTTGAAGATTTATGTTGACTTTTTTAGATAAGAGTGGCTGTGTAAAGTCCTATTTCGTTAGTTGATCACATATAACTCACTTCACTAAatagtgcaaattaaatttactGACGCATTTGACTGAATCATAAACTGTACTACAAGaatgattatttcaaaattgaaataaaaagatatgaATTTAATATATGCGAATATCTGTATATTTTTGTGGAGTTTTCTTCCATATGGACTGTCTGAAAAAAGTGAGTATAcaatattttagatattaaataAATAGATGTAAGTCTTTTTCCATACCATTTTATGTGTATCTATGACTGATGTTCAAAATATAATTCCTTGGCGGCGTAATTCTTCTGGACATTCTTGCcccgagtagttaaggtcaccGGTTTTGAATCATTGGTCCCTCATCGCTGCGGATTCTAAACCCCTCTTCGACTGTAGAGGTTATTTAAGGGGACGCacattgctacattcacagttcatacagcaatgcggaaggggtgcatactcaagaaatcgatggtgggaaaataaaaaacatattcctaaactgatataatactgatggacacctgtaatattcagtattttgtggataaggatgtggtactatgaatgtaataggaaaacagaggtctttgtgaaagtacattcaacacaaaatattaagcttttgtataaggaaaaaacaggttttttttacaataacagtgttccaaataatgttgaagggatgagattttctttctaacacaccaggtttgcttaaacatgtaaaaatttaacgccacgtcagttcatctcgggatggacgccatatttctcattgataaaaaatgtaaacaaaaaaaatcagagtgggattagcattgcaagggcataacatgacattctacacaatgaataccttagaacagatatctaagatgctacacaggtcaggcggattaaatgcataatgtcgatcacttgaaattcatcttgaaaaggtggttaattttagtttgtttacatggttttaaactttcccacgacttctcggcgattcactgcaaatgtattactgcgacGGACGAAAggggacgaaaggtaactctaataaacaacgggagacaacttaggtgtcaccacgtgtacgatttttaaaaaaacacgtcgatcattataatttcttatcaaataatgaatcctattcagataatcgtctttaatattagaaaattattaatttctgtggatatttgtcaaaaaatattacttacagtggactactttgcgcatcagactggtttccgcttcagttgtgaggcacttccgttatactttttgacaacaataacaaaacacaaaatgaatcaataaagtcacttataaaccgactgctacttaaatcagtgtaagtaaagttgttgttacaacattatacatgttcgttacgttatgagataaagtttatcttgaactgcataatccattaattacgtttagatgatattgcatttacaacttatttgacccgtttttttacgtgaatgacagcgttctcgtgcaactcgtgcaaacagagttatgaaaagtatggtggagaattcaaggacaaattataaatgacattaaagtgaggataactgtatattcgtccagttttgatcattaacattcctgctgtgtattagtaagttttgtgaacaagataagaatgttacttttgcacatatacacattgattggacctctcaaccaaatttcataccttattttagggatttttaagacaatacattttcaaaagtttgttgaatgtgttttgatatttaagtgcattgtagttcatgaataccaagttaaaaattaataatgtcaacatttttaggcctttattgtaagccactagacttctgtaacgataaatgtttaatgtattaaggggaatatactcttttagttttggaatgtggcattccttgaccaccgtatcttttcttatgcactactttgtaaacaaactaaataatgtgttttagcttacatatgcgaaatgaaaagcaagacagcgaccatatttcacattctttctttaaattagaatctgtaattgtcttaattgttgactttgaatgtacacaagaagtcttatgtaattcaactttcttgtttcagttttttacattttattttagtgagcaatcctttgtgtacttataacagttgaaacagtattcatttcatttaccaaaaccttgtacttttttgcaggtaaattttataataccccacccacttttttctaatttcaaagtatgcgtccccttaagaaataataagttcctacggccttcgtgatatattcgtacgcataagaactcaaaacacgggttggTCTACGATAAAGCACACTTGGGAagttgttatttcgattctaacacgacatactagtatcaacagtgttagaaaaaatggtaactactttttacgaccgtgctacgcacctggatcggatgacgtcattgcacgcgcatgggttattgcagaataacccgagatagattttgctctacatgcactgtaaaatcatttaatttcatgggcatgaaatttcgtggtttggttaaaacggcaattttgtagggatatgaattcgttgatttcaacttttgaacattaaataaatgggaattttacttgttcgtttggattaaatttcgtgtaatgactcaaccacgaaatccacgaaaattagtcccccacgaatattaatgacttcacagtatGTAGGTTAtgtgctggtcgtgttagaattgatgTTAGGAAACCTTGCTTACGTAAGGCCAAAGATTGTATCAAAGAACCCGCTCGTGTCTGAAATAATGACCTTACTTTGCGATGCTGCTGACCACGGGCTGTCTCCAGCTATTCATTATTACAATAACACATACAAATATTTAGTTTCCTTTGTAATATGAAGCTGTTGATTGGCAATGGATTGACCATATGCGAATACGCCGTTTTCTTCCGAAGACAGTGATAGGTATTATATCAAAACAGAATAACAAAATCGACGGATTGAGCACTATGTATGTTGAAtaaatcattcatttttaatatgtTTCAGCATGCGGACGCCTCAAGGTTGTGTATGAATATAAAGAACATTCTGTGGACTGCAAGATACGGCTTTATCCAAGTAACGATTTACAAATATCAATTCGGATATCCAATTTCTACAGGTGGATTATGACCAGAAACTCCACGCCAGAGATTATTCTTCAGAAGAATACTGGTTCCTATGACACAACAAAATATGGCGAAGAAAACTTTACTTTGCTCATCCGTAACATTAACAAGCTGGATGAGGGGAGATATCGGGTTCATTGTTGGACCGATCGTAACGTTAACTACTTTAGTCCTGAGGTTACGGTTAAAGTGCCCGAACCACCGAAATACAGTGGAGGTGAAtgctttgttttgtttacttttgttaggtttgttttgtttaacatgttgtttttctttcaacAGTATATCAATTGTATGCAGTGAACGAAAATAAGTGTTACTGTTATCGTTTTCTTCTCAGAAATAAATGCCAGTTGACGAAGGTCAAAGAGCAAATACTTTGTCAAGCCGCCACTAAAAGCATTCGCTTCGGCAGGGGATCGAATTATAGCGACCTCTTTATTTGCAGTCTTTGCAACTCCCACCATCAAAATCGGAtcttacaaatatttgttttagaaCTGGGATAGAGATTGTTACTGAAGGTACGGCATGAACTTGCGGAAGCTATCAAACTTTTAATAACAGGCTGGATGACGTTACGTCCGGTTTTGGCCATTATGCGGATGCTCAAACCAATACCGATTATACATACTGTAAAAAATTCGAAGTCGTTAAAAGCAGTCATGTTTTACGGTTGTAGGTCAAGTGTATTTTATATCAAGTTTCCTATTGTCATTAAAATTTATTCCCCTTTGACACTCCTCTTATCCACGCAACAAACGAATCTAAGATTGTATTTTCACGGGGGCGTAGCATAAGTAAATTAATTAACAATACTCTGTAAAGGTTTGGTAATCATGTTTTAATTTATCTGACAATACGAAGAAGCAATAAGCCTGCTAGAGCTTAGCCCGAGTGAATTGACACACGCAGTGGAGTGTTTAGATATATTATAACATGGCACTACTATAATTTTTGGTCTTTTAAGACATATCGAAGCATTATTATAAGTATATAGTAGGCCGACGTGACGTGATTGCGTGTTTTAATAGAAAAAATACGGGAGATAACACGTCCCGCGTGCATAGCGTCTAGTGAGTTATTCTGCGCGCTTAATAATCGATTAAGAAGTAAGTGTAACACTGTTACATATCATTCAATACtgaaaaacgttttttttattaaatagaaGATCAAATTTGGTAGCACTCTTTCTCTGTGCCCGCATGGCGCCAAATAATATGtcgatattttttatataatcgaATAAAATACATGAATGTAATTTACAATTATTGGAAAGTCAAGTTTTTTGGCATGGGTTATAGGACTTGTTCTTTACAATTTTAAATGAACTGTAGTAATTTGGTGCTATACATGGTATTAACAGATACTCACGCATCGGGATCCTCACAGGAAGCCGGCACAGGGAACACCGCTTTGATAGTCCTATCCATATGTGCTGTAATTATAGTGGCTATCATTGCTGGAACAATTTGTTTGGTACTAAGGAGACGCCAGGAACGGACTGAAGGTATTATAAGATGAAATATTTGGTATCTATAGTGGTTGATTTGTTCCATGCTGGGCGCTTTATTCTGAAGATACGCGATACATAATACATGATACAGATACAGTTACAGATACAAGATACAGACACAAGATACATGATACAATATGAAAGATAAAAGATATATGAAACAAGATACATGATACAAGATAAGATACATGATACAACATACTTGATAcaagataaaatacaaaataaatgctACAAGATACACGATACAAGGTACATGATTTATGATACAAGAAGCTTATCATTTAATGTCGgattcaatataaaaaaatagaTTTAGCTGATCAGACATTTCCCGACAAATATTATAACAAAGATTAAGCTAGGAGAAAAGACAGCATGtgtttaaacataattgataTCATTAATTCAagataataaaattattaatCATTAAGCTATTTAGATATTATCTCTGCATAaggcatttacaaataaaatacattgaaataccaCGTACATTTCGTTTGAGGGCATACGAATACAGGTAATAAGTAAATGCCATAGCAGCATGAGTATATTAAAAGCGCATTGAAAAACATGATAATAATTAAATAGACATGGTATATAACTTAACATGTTAGGGACATGCTTCTTCTgtaagtaaaatgaaaataaacaaacaaacaaaaaagaacaacaacactgaatccagagTATTCAGAATAATCATATCACGTGACCCCTTACCAACTTCTAGATGTCTAATCTTTCCAACGAGTCTAGTCGTCTGTTTGACAGCAGAAGACCTTCATTATGCCAGTTTAAAAAGCACAAAGGGTAACACTTAAGGTTTACAAAAAGCATATAGAGTTATTGGATAACGATACACacttaataaaaaattcaaaaatgcaAATTACATAATAAGATAGTTACAATAGTGACATAAAATGCATACAAACAAGTTTacaaacaaactttcaaactACAAGAAGCgaacaaaaactaaaattacTGACTGGTATAGAAACAGATGCAAAATGTACAATTGATAAATGTTGGCTTTGTAAGCTATACGCCCGGACAGCAACACTACATCCAAACACAAAGATGCAGTTTATACGAGTAGGAAAAAATGGTACCTACTAGAatttaataaaatactgtttataaaGATCCTACCTTAAGATACAAATAAGGAAAAAACATATATAAGCTAGACaactgcattttttaaaaacatgtagaGAATAACGCAACAAAAAGCTCATGCATGAAAGTCTAAATGTAACGCATAGCCATGCTgtaacgtaaaaaaaaaaaacagaacaaatttcaaagctgaaAACAGGAAATTTAAACAACACCAAATAACAAGTAGAAGAGAGGCTAGCACAAATAAAAGAGGCAATTAAAATAACTAATTGCACAGTGCGTACCTACACTCGGGGCCTGTCCAGGTGTATACCACTCTGTCACTGTACTCGTGTCGTTTGACAGCCTGGTCGGCGCCCTGATAGCCTCCAAACAGACAGAGCTTTGGTAACTCTAGTTGTCCCTACACGTGGTGCTTCCAGTTCGTTCGCTTGAGGGGTTGCAAGGCGAAAGAAATGAAATGACACAAAGTCCGAACCATGGTTATTTGCTGTAAATTTATTTGGTATATTGCAAAAGCAGTTTGACAAAGTAGAATGGAACAAAGTATACCACATATATctttatgtataattatgtaaggATAAACTTGTATGTATTGTTTGCGTTATACTAAAAGATAAAACAATTGCAAGAAAAGAACCATAATTTGTGACTCTTTATCAAAAATTGTTTCAAAGCTATGGCCATAGCGAATTACAATGATTGATGTATTGAATATTCCTTTAATATATCAATACGTACATGTTTAGATTTCTAAAGCAGGTATGTAATACTCACTCAGTTATTAGAATCTGTCTTTAGGTTTCCAGCATAACACTTATGTATCAAACACTGCAAGACTCGAAAAGTAAAATTACCTGTATACTTCTGTTGTTATTATTGATTAACCAGTTTCTTATTATCATAAATTAATGattatatgtttaaatttcagGCGATACACACCTTGTCGGTGAAGAATGTATTTCAAAGTAAGTAAGATTTCTTAATAGACGTTACGGgcaacaaataaagaaaataactgTTCAAGATATATGTCCATACTATAAACGTTTTATCTCCCTTTAAacagatattttcaaagtttcttgaCTACAAAGTACACAGACAAACCTATACAATAAAAAGGTATACAGgaacatatatttaaaagaaatcgtttacatttttgttttaatacgtTCTCCCTATTACGCTCTTCAAATGTTCGCCTCAAGCGTGCACGAGAACCtttaaacataacttttttaCCTATAACTTATTTCATCTTTGTCTTTTCATTTCAGAAATACGCATGTACACAGTGTCAACAATGATGGTAAATAAATTAGAAAtgcatttgtatatatgttaaaaagctaGATTGATCTTTTATCTCAGATTTAGTTGATAtaattgatatttatgttttcatcttttttaaagaatTCAAACATGTTGTTTAAAGCTATTATATATTTTACGTATCAATTAATATTAACTTGTCATAAAATACTTTGGTTTTATACTGATTTACAGGTTAATCTGCAACACGAAATGTAGTTACCAACATTACTACACAAAGACAATGACTAAGGCTTTTCGgagatatttcttaaatatgaagTATCTTCAGAGCTCTTATATATCAAATCTTTATTCCAGAATCTGTATACAGTGAAATTAATAACGACGAAATGATTATAGACTATGAAAAAGAAGATGAAAGAAGATTAAAGACCGCAGTAGCCGATTCAAGAGGGATCTCTGCACGTCCACTTAAAAGTGATAACAAGGAAGCTGACCCAAGAAAAGAAGACAACGCATATGATTTAGTTGCGGATACTGATGTGCTGGTCAAACATTTGCAAAATCCAGAGGATGAATATGCTGAGATTCAAGTAAAATGTGTGTCTGAGGTCGATAAAGCTAACTATGATTATGTTGAGGCGTTGAACGTGACAGCAGATAGTGATGCAAAAATAACATCTGATgtcaattataaaactaaaaaagacAAACTTGAAGACAAAAGCTGTAGAAATAATAGAGATAAAAGCGATAACTTAGCTCCAGAATACGCAAAAGTGTTGAAAAGGAAACATCCAAATGATTTACTCAAAAATGGAGAAAATACGTCTGTTTGTAAAAATGACTTTAAGATCAATTTTCCTAAAATAAATTGTTCAGAAATCACACAGACACTCGGGGATGGTTTTCCTGTGCTGGAGGTTGCGCAACGCCGTGAACCGGTCACGTATTCAAACCTTGTATCCCGTCCACAAAGAGACAAGGTATTTGTAACACTTTGCATTTTATTTAGATGCTTTAACAAAAAGTCTAAAACATCAGATCCTATTGATTTAGTAAAAAGGAATTTATGTTTGAACGAACGTTGTCAAAAACCAGAATATAATACTTAGGGGATTCTGTATAATGCAGAATCCAAACATGTTTCTGTAGTTTGATCCATTTCTGTAAATGCACAGTAATAGTATTAATGACAAAGACAGTGGTCACATACCGTACTTCTCGCACCTAGTATGTCATAAGAATGTTTGCAAAGTTAAAAATGATACTGAAATATGagaaacagaaaaatgaatacatttatgccgacctagaaaaggaaaaaagcAATAGAAAGGAAACTAAATACCAGAATCCGCAGTAAGAAGTTAATCTAAATTGAAAATATGGGCGGATCATAAATGTACAGTATCAAGAACCTATTtgaatacattaataattatttgGAATAAAAGA
The Mercenaria mercenaria strain notata chromosome 10, MADL_Memer_1, whole genome shotgun sequence genome window above contains:
- the LOC123559543 gene encoding uncharacterized protein LOC123559543 isoform X1, translated to MNLIYANICIFLWSFLPYGLSEKTCGRLKVVYEYKEHSVDCKIRLYPSNDLQISIRISNFYRWIMTRNSTPEIILQKNTGSYDTTKYGEENFTLLIRNINKLDEGRYRVHCWTDRNVNYFSPEVTVKVPEPPKYSGDTHASGSSQEAGTGNTALIVLSICAVIIVAIIAGTICLVLRRRQERTEGDTHLVGEECISKNTHVHSVNNDESVYSEINNDEMIIDYEKEDERRLKTAVADSRGISARPLKSDNKEADPRKEDNAYDLVADTDVLVKHLQNPEDEYAEIQVKCVSEVDKANYDYVEALNVTADSDAKITSDVNYKTKKDKLEDKSCRNNRDKSDNLAPEYAKVLKRKHPNDLLKNGENTSVCKNDFKINFPKINCSEITQTLGDGFPVLEVAQRREPVTYSNLVSRPQRDKSRRSRASRRELQYAILDLSEPERDQPEDTDKEESLPTKFQPCQYAAIDFEKKAFIAPVRKAPSSWYRRRNKKGKKRNS
- the LOC123559543 gene encoding uncharacterized protein LOC123559543 isoform X2, translated to MNLIYANICIFLWSFLPYGLSEKTCGRLKVVYEYKEHSVDCKIRLYPSNDLQISIRISNFYRWIMTRNSTPEIILQKNTGSYDTTKYGEENFTLLIRNINKLDEGRYRVHCWTDRNVNYFSPEVTVKVPEPPKYSGGDTHLVGEECISKNTHVHSVNNDESVYSEINNDEMIIDYEKEDERRLKTAVADSRGISARPLKSDNKEADPRKEDNAYDLVADTDVLVKHLQNPEDEYAEIQVKCVSEVDKANYDYVEALNVTADSDAKITSDVNYKTKKDKLEDKSCRNNRDKSDNLAPEYAKVLKRKHPNDLLKNGENTSVCKNDFKINFPKINCSEITQTLGDGFPVLEVAQRREPVTYSNLVSRPQRDKSRRSRASRRELQYAILDLSEPERDQPEDTDKEESLPTKFQPCQYAAIDFEKKAFIAPVRKAPSSWYRRRNKKGKKRNS